Proteins encoded within one genomic window of Sebastes fasciatus isolate fSebFas1 chromosome 18, fSebFas1.pri, whole genome shotgun sequence:
- the slc2a12 gene encoding solute carrier family 2, facilitated glucose transporter member 12 isoform X2 — MDPNSETKMMTSNLSETQKLNPSREPGSSWLLVVAAGTASLSGLMLGYELGLTSGVLLQLRGLLSLSCREQELLVSSILLGALLVCLAGGPILDRYGRRCSLLLSASVVVVGSVVHIAVTSFIAITLGRVIVGMGTALSGTAACLYIAEISPRERRGLLVTLYELMLVVGVMLGFSCSYAFATVPNGWAFTFGLVIPPALLQIGVLMFLPPSPRFLVTQGKVEQARIVLARMRGGVQVHVEKELRDIQAGLKEESEHSFWELFSTKANLRSRLLTGVALVFLQQATGQPNILYYASPLLRSVGFNSDAAATLASTGFGVVKVVGTIPAVLLVDRVGTKSFLCVGSVAMGMSLIALGTLTLQSHTNLTSLCKSQTILNHTQTPWDLNGTSIDLDNGSIFSTDLPSQWSSEEAQRTNKEDDGIGESGGGRTSGEVSSVLKWASLISLLVYVAAFSISLGPMVYVVLSEIFPMGVRGRAVSVVSAVNWATNLLISMTFLTITEKIGLPNVMFLYAAMCFVLLVFVILCVPETKGRTLEEISKELAKK; from the exons ATGGACCCCAACAGTGAGACCAAGATGATGACCTCTAACCTCTCTGAGACCCAGAAACTTAACCCATCCAGAGAACCAG GCAGCAGCTGGCTGCTGGTGGTAGCGGCTGGAACAGCCTCTCTGAGCGGCCTGATGCTGGGCTATGAATTGGGCCTGACCTCTGGAGTCCTGCTGCAGCTGCGGggtctcctctccctctcctgccgGGAACAAGAACTGCTGGTCAGCTCCATCCTGCTCGGCGCTCTCCTCGTCTGCCTGGCCGGAGGTCCTATTCTGGATCGCTACGGCCGCCGCTGCTCTCTGCTCCTGAGCGCCTCCGTGGTGGTCGTAGGGAGCGTCGTGCACATCGCAGTCACCTCATTTATTGCAATCACGCTGGGCCGGGTGATAGTCGGCATGGGAACGGCGCTGTCGGGGACGGCGGCCTGTCTGTACATTGCGGAGATCTCGccgagggagaggaggggtcTGCTGGTGACGCTGTACGAGCTCATGTTGGTTGTGGGTGTAATGCTGGGATTCAGCTGTAGTTACGCCTTCGCTACCGTGCCCAATGGCTGGGCGTTTACATTCGGACTGGTAATCCCTCCAGCGCTGCTGCAGATCGGTGTACTCATGTTCCTCCCACCCAGTCCACGCTTCCTGGTTACCCAGGGTAAAGTGGAGCAGGCCAGGATAGTGCTGGCCAGAATGAGAGGTGGGGTTCAGGTGCATGTGGAAAAGGAGCTCAGGGACATCCAGGCAGGACTTAAAGAGGAATCAGAGCATAGTTTCTGGGAGTTGTTCAGTACCAAGGCCAACTTGCGTTCACGGCTGCTAACAGGCGTGGCCTTAGTCTTCCTTCAGCAGGCTACAGGTCAGCCTAACATCCTCTACTACGCTTCACCACTTCTCCGCAGCGTAGGCTTCAACAGTGACGCCGCGGCAACTTTGGCGTCCACAGGGTTCGGAGTGGTCAAGGTAGTCGGCACCATCCCGGCCGTACTGCTGGTCGACCGCGTTGGAACCAAGAGCTTTTTGTGTGTGGGTTCTGTCGCGATGGGAATGTCGCTAATTGCACTTGGCACATTGACACTGCAGAGCCACACTAACCTCACCAGCCTATGTAAAAGTCAAACTATACTAAACCACACGCAAACGCCATGGGATTTAAACGGAACCTCTATAGACTTGGACAACGGTAGCATTTTTTCTACTGACCTCCCCAGCCAGTGGAGCAGCGAGGAGGCACAGCGGACTAACAAAGAAGATGATGGGATTGGGGAGTCAGGAGGAGGAAGGACTTCTGGAGAAGTGTCTTCCGTACTGAAGTGGGCGTCACTGATCAGCTTGCTGGTGTATGTGGCAGCCTTCTCCATTAGCCTCGGACCAA TGGTGTATGTGGTTCTCAGTGAGATCTTTCCAATGGGAGTCAGAGGCAGGGCGGTGTCTGTGGTGTCGGCTGTAAACTGGGCCACTAACCTGCTCATCTCCATGACCTTCCTCACaattacag AAAAGATTGGCCTTCCCAATGTGATGTTCCTCTACGCTGCCATGTGCTTTGTTCTCCTGGTGTTCGTCATCCTCTGTGTCCCCGAGACCAAAGGTCGCACGCTGGAGGAGATATCCAAAGAACTGGCTAAGAAGTGA
- the tbpl1 gene encoding TATA box-binding protein-like 1: protein MDSSNDDALDIIITNVVATFRTRCHLNLRTIALEGTNVIYKPEVGKVLMKLRKPKITASIWSSGKIICTGATSEDDAKRGARRLARVLQKLGFKVRFSAFKVVNVLAVCSMPFAIHLIDFTKKNRPIASYEPELHPAATYRIKHIKATVQVFSTGSITVTGPCVQNVATAVEQIYPLLFEVQKPLRK from the exons ATGGATTCCAGCAATGACGATGCACTTGATATCATTATCACCAATGTGGTGGCAACCTTCAGGACCAGGTGCCACCTCAACCTCCGCACCATTGCCTTAGAGGGAACCAATGTCATCTATAAGCCGGAAGTAGGG aAAGTCCTAATGAAGCTTCGTAAGCCCAAGATAACAGCCTCAATCTGGTCCTCAGGGAAAATCATCTGCACTGGAGCAACAAG TGAGGATGACGCAAAGCGGGGTGCTCGCAGGTTAGCACGCGTTCTGCAGAAACTGGGCTTCAAG GTGAGGTTTTCAGCCTTCAAAGTTGTGAATGTCCTGGCAGTGTGCTCCATGCCGTTTGCAATCCACCTTATAGACTTTACCAAGAAGAACCGACCCATCGCCAG ttATGAACCAGAGCTCCATCCTGCTGCCACGTACAGGATCAAACACATCAAGGCTACTGTACAGGTGTTCTCTACTGGCAGCATCACAGTTACAG GACCATGTGTGCAGAACGTGGCCACAGCTGTTGAGCAGATCTACCCGCTGCTGTTCGAGGTTCAGAAACCCCTCCGcaaataa
- the sgk1 gene encoding serine/threonine-protein kinase Sgk1 isoform X4, whose protein sequence is MQCSLPGGAFMKQRRMGLNDFIQRLATNSYACKHPEVQSILNLSTPQDAELMNTNPSPPPSPSQQINLGPSSNPSAKPSDFHFLKVIGKGSFGKVLLARHRADDEFYAVKVLQKKAILKKKEEKHIMSERNVLLKNVKHPFLVGLHYSFQTADKLYFVLDYINGGELFYHLQRERCFLEPRARFYAAEIASALGYLHSLNIVYRDLKPENILLDSQGHIILTDFGLCKENIELNGTTSTFCGTPEYLAPEVLHKQPYDRTVDWWCLGAVLYEMLYGLPPFYSRNTAEMYDNILNKPLQLKPNISNAARHMLEGLLQKDRTKRLGCTEDFIEIKNHIFFSPINWDDLNAKKITPPFNPNVTGPNDLRHFDPEFTDEPVPSSIGCSPDSALVTASIKDAAGAFVGFSYAPSMDSYL, encoded by the exons CTTTCATGAAACAGAGAAGGATGGGTCTGAACGACTTCATTCAGAGGCTTGCCACAAACTCCTACGCCTGCAAGCA tCCCGAAGTTCAGTCTATTCTGAACTTGAGTACTCCTCAGGATGCTGAGCTCATGAACACAAACCCGTCTCCTCCT CCTAGTCCATCCCAACAAATCAACCTCGGTCCATCCTCCAACCCCTCAGCCAAACCCAGCGACTTCCACTTCCTCAAGGTGATCGGCAAGGGGAGCTTCGGCAAGGTCCTGCTCGCACGCCACCGTGCGGATGACGAGTTTTACGCCGTCAAAGTCTTACAGAAAAAGGCCATCCTCAAGAAGAAAGAG GAGAAACACATCATGTCAGAGAggaatgtgctgctaaagaatGTCAAGCACCCGTTCTTGGTGGGCCTGCACTACTCTTTCCAAACAGCGGACAAACTCTACTTCGTTTTGGACTACATCAACGGAGGAGAG TTGTTCTACCACCTACAGAGAGAACGCTGCTTCCTGGAGCCCAGAGCCAGGTTCTACGCGGCAGAGATCGCCAGCGCACTGGGCTACCTCCACTCCCTCAACATCGTCTACAGAGACTTGAAGCCGGAGAACATCCTGCTGGACTCGCAGGGACACATCATTCTTACGGATTTCGGCCTGTGCAAGGAGAACATCGAACTCAACGGGACCACGTCGACCTTCTGCGGTACGCCAGAG taTTTAGCTCCTGAGGTTCTACACAAGCAGCCGTATGACAGGACGGTAGACTGGTGGTGTTTAGGAGCTGTGCTCTATGAAATGCTCTATGGCCTG CCTCCGTTCTACAGCCGCAACACAGCAGAGATGTACGATAACATCCTGAACAAGCCGCTGCAGCTGAAACCCAACATTTCCAACGCAGCCAGACACATGCTGGAGGGCCTGCTGCAGAAGGACCGAACAAAGAGGCTGGGCTGCACAGAGGACTTT ATTGAAATTAAGAACCACATATTCTTCTCTCCCATCAACTGGGATGACCTCAATGCCAAGAAGATCACCCCTCCCTTCAACCCAAACGTG ACGGGACCCAACGACCTGCGGCACTTTGATCCAGAGTTCACAGACGAGCCGGTGCCCAGCTCCATTGGCTGCTCCCCAGACAGTGCGCTAGTCACAGCCAGCATCAAAGACGCTGCTGGGGCCTTTGTGGGCTTCTCCTACGCCCCGTCTATGGACTCCTACCTATAG
- the slc2a12 gene encoding solute carrier family 2, facilitated glucose transporter member 12 isoform X1, which yields MDPNSETKMMTSNLSETQKLNPSREPGSSWLLVVAAGTASLSGLMLGYELGLTSGVLLQLRGLLSLSCREQELLVSSILLGALLVCLAGGPILDRYGRRCSLLLSASVVVVGSVVHIAVTSFIAITLGRVIVGMGTALSGTAACLYIAEISPRERRGLLVTLYELMLVVGVMLGFSCSYAFATVPNGWAFTFGLVIPPALLQIGVLMFLPPSPRFLVTQGKVEQARIVLARMRGGVQVHVEKELRDIQAGLKEESEHSFWELFSTKANLRSRLLTGVALVFLQQATGQPNILYYASPLLRSVGFNSDAAATLASTGFGVVKVVGTIPAVLLVDRVGTKSFLCVGSVAMGMSLIALGTLTLQSHTNLTSLCKSQTILNHTQTPWDLNGTSIDLDNGSIFSTDLPSQWSSEEAQRTNKEDDGIGESGGGRTSGEVSSVLKWASLISLLVYVAAFSISLGPMVYVVLSEIFPMGVRGRAVSVVSAVNWATNLLISMTFLTITEKIGLPNVMFLYAAMCFVLLVFVILCVPETKGRTLEEISKELAKKPQLHTSPEGESIVKGSRRTI from the exons ATGGACCCCAACAGTGAGACCAAGATGATGACCTCTAACCTCTCTGAGACCCAGAAACTTAACCCATCCAGAGAACCAG GCAGCAGCTGGCTGCTGGTGGTAGCGGCTGGAACAGCCTCTCTGAGCGGCCTGATGCTGGGCTATGAATTGGGCCTGACCTCTGGAGTCCTGCTGCAGCTGCGGggtctcctctccctctcctgccgGGAACAAGAACTGCTGGTCAGCTCCATCCTGCTCGGCGCTCTCCTCGTCTGCCTGGCCGGAGGTCCTATTCTGGATCGCTACGGCCGCCGCTGCTCTCTGCTCCTGAGCGCCTCCGTGGTGGTCGTAGGGAGCGTCGTGCACATCGCAGTCACCTCATTTATTGCAATCACGCTGGGCCGGGTGATAGTCGGCATGGGAACGGCGCTGTCGGGGACGGCGGCCTGTCTGTACATTGCGGAGATCTCGccgagggagaggaggggtcTGCTGGTGACGCTGTACGAGCTCATGTTGGTTGTGGGTGTAATGCTGGGATTCAGCTGTAGTTACGCCTTCGCTACCGTGCCCAATGGCTGGGCGTTTACATTCGGACTGGTAATCCCTCCAGCGCTGCTGCAGATCGGTGTACTCATGTTCCTCCCACCCAGTCCACGCTTCCTGGTTACCCAGGGTAAAGTGGAGCAGGCCAGGATAGTGCTGGCCAGAATGAGAGGTGGGGTTCAGGTGCATGTGGAAAAGGAGCTCAGGGACATCCAGGCAGGACTTAAAGAGGAATCAGAGCATAGTTTCTGGGAGTTGTTCAGTACCAAGGCCAACTTGCGTTCACGGCTGCTAACAGGCGTGGCCTTAGTCTTCCTTCAGCAGGCTACAGGTCAGCCTAACATCCTCTACTACGCTTCACCACTTCTCCGCAGCGTAGGCTTCAACAGTGACGCCGCGGCAACTTTGGCGTCCACAGGGTTCGGAGTGGTCAAGGTAGTCGGCACCATCCCGGCCGTACTGCTGGTCGACCGCGTTGGAACCAAGAGCTTTTTGTGTGTGGGTTCTGTCGCGATGGGAATGTCGCTAATTGCACTTGGCACATTGACACTGCAGAGCCACACTAACCTCACCAGCCTATGTAAAAGTCAAACTATACTAAACCACACGCAAACGCCATGGGATTTAAACGGAACCTCTATAGACTTGGACAACGGTAGCATTTTTTCTACTGACCTCCCCAGCCAGTGGAGCAGCGAGGAGGCACAGCGGACTAACAAAGAAGATGATGGGATTGGGGAGTCAGGAGGAGGAAGGACTTCTGGAGAAGTGTCTTCCGTACTGAAGTGGGCGTCACTGATCAGCTTGCTGGTGTATGTGGCAGCCTTCTCCATTAGCCTCGGACCAA TGGTGTATGTGGTTCTCAGTGAGATCTTTCCAATGGGAGTCAGAGGCAGGGCGGTGTCTGTGGTGTCGGCTGTAAACTGGGCCACTAACCTGCTCATCTCCATGACCTTCCTCACaattacag AAAAGATTGGCCTTCCCAATGTGATGTTCCTCTACGCTGCCATGTGCTTTGTTCTCCTGGTGTTCGTCATCCTCTGTGTCCCCGAGACCAAAGGTCGCACGCTGGAGGAGATATCCAAAGAACTGGCTAAGAA aCCACAACTGCACACCTCACCTGAAGGAGAGTCGATAGTAAAAGGATCAAGAAGGACGATATAG
- the sgk1 gene encoding serine/threonine-protein kinase Sgk1 isoform X2, with protein MTIKTETEKSVLTYSKSKGLVALLTAFMKQRRMGLNDFIQRLATNSYACKHPEVQSILNLSTPQDAELMNTNPSPPPSPSQQINLGPSSNPSAKPSDFHFLKVIGKGSFGKVLLARHRADDEFYAVKVLQKKAILKKKEEKHIMSERNVLLKNVKHPFLVGLHYSFQTADKLYFVLDYINGGELFYHLQRERCFLEPRARFYAAEIASALGYLHSLNIVYRDLKPENILLDSQGHIILTDFGLCKENIELNGTTSTFCGTPEYLAPEVLHKQPYDRTVDWWCLGAVLYEMLYGLPPFYSRNTAEMYDNILNKPLQLKPNISNAARHMLEGLLQKDRTKRLGCTEDFIEIKNHIFFSPINWDDLNAKKITPPFNPNVTGPNDLRHFDPEFTDEPVPSSIGCSPDSALVTASIKDAAGAFVGFSYAPSMDSYL; from the exons ATGACGatcaaaacagaaacagaaaagtcTGTCCTGACTTACTCGAAATCTAAAGGGCTTGTGGCATTACTCACCG CTTTCATGAAACAGAGAAGGATGGGTCTGAACGACTTCATTCAGAGGCTTGCCACAAACTCCTACGCCTGCAAGCA tCCCGAAGTTCAGTCTATTCTGAACTTGAGTACTCCTCAGGATGCTGAGCTCATGAACACAAACCCGTCTCCTCCT CCTAGTCCATCCCAACAAATCAACCTCGGTCCATCCTCCAACCCCTCAGCCAAACCCAGCGACTTCCACTTCCTCAAGGTGATCGGCAAGGGGAGCTTCGGCAAGGTCCTGCTCGCACGCCACCGTGCGGATGACGAGTTTTACGCCGTCAAAGTCTTACAGAAAAAGGCCATCCTCAAGAAGAAAGAG GAGAAACACATCATGTCAGAGAggaatgtgctgctaaagaatGTCAAGCACCCGTTCTTGGTGGGCCTGCACTACTCTTTCCAAACAGCGGACAAACTCTACTTCGTTTTGGACTACATCAACGGAGGAGAG TTGTTCTACCACCTACAGAGAGAACGCTGCTTCCTGGAGCCCAGAGCCAGGTTCTACGCGGCAGAGATCGCCAGCGCACTGGGCTACCTCCACTCCCTCAACATCGTCTACAGAGACTTGAAGCCGGAGAACATCCTGCTGGACTCGCAGGGACACATCATTCTTACGGATTTCGGCCTGTGCAAGGAGAACATCGAACTCAACGGGACCACGTCGACCTTCTGCGGTACGCCAGAG taTTTAGCTCCTGAGGTTCTACACAAGCAGCCGTATGACAGGACGGTAGACTGGTGGTGTTTAGGAGCTGTGCTCTATGAAATGCTCTATGGCCTG CCTCCGTTCTACAGCCGCAACACAGCAGAGATGTACGATAACATCCTGAACAAGCCGCTGCAGCTGAAACCCAACATTTCCAACGCAGCCAGACACATGCTGGAGGGCCTGCTGCAGAAGGACCGAACAAAGAGGCTGGGCTGCACAGAGGACTTT ATTGAAATTAAGAACCACATATTCTTCTCTCCCATCAACTGGGATGACCTCAATGCCAAGAAGATCACCCCTCCCTTCAACCCAAACGTG ACGGGACCCAACGACCTGCGGCACTTTGATCCAGAGTTCACAGACGAGCCGGTGCCCAGCTCCATTGGCTGCTCCCCAGACAGTGCGCTAGTCACAGCCAGCATCAAAGACGCTGCTGGGGCCTTTGTGGGCTTCTCCTACGCCCCGTCTATGGACTCCTACCTATAG
- the sgk1 gene encoding serine/threonine-protein kinase Sgk1 isoform X3, whose translation MKEKTTTLTSFMKQRRMGLNDFIQRLATNSYACKHPEVQSILNLSTPQDAELMNTNPSPPPSPSQQINLGPSSNPSAKPSDFHFLKVIGKGSFGKVLLARHRADDEFYAVKVLQKKAILKKKEEKHIMSERNVLLKNVKHPFLVGLHYSFQTADKLYFVLDYINGGELFYHLQRERCFLEPRARFYAAEIASALGYLHSLNIVYRDLKPENILLDSQGHIILTDFGLCKENIELNGTTSTFCGTPEYLAPEVLHKQPYDRTVDWWCLGAVLYEMLYGLPPFYSRNTAEMYDNILNKPLQLKPNISNAARHMLEGLLQKDRTKRLGCTEDFIEIKNHIFFSPINWDDLNAKKITPPFNPNVTGPNDLRHFDPEFTDEPVPSSIGCSPDSALVTASIKDAAGAFVGFSYAPSMDSYL comes from the exons ATGAAAGAGAAAACGACCACTTTGACGT CTTTCATGAAACAGAGAAGGATGGGTCTGAACGACTTCATTCAGAGGCTTGCCACAAACTCCTACGCCTGCAAGCA tCCCGAAGTTCAGTCTATTCTGAACTTGAGTACTCCTCAGGATGCTGAGCTCATGAACACAAACCCGTCTCCTCCT CCTAGTCCATCCCAACAAATCAACCTCGGTCCATCCTCCAACCCCTCAGCCAAACCCAGCGACTTCCACTTCCTCAAGGTGATCGGCAAGGGGAGCTTCGGCAAGGTCCTGCTCGCACGCCACCGTGCGGATGACGAGTTTTACGCCGTCAAAGTCTTACAGAAAAAGGCCATCCTCAAGAAGAAAGAG GAGAAACACATCATGTCAGAGAggaatgtgctgctaaagaatGTCAAGCACCCGTTCTTGGTGGGCCTGCACTACTCTTTCCAAACAGCGGACAAACTCTACTTCGTTTTGGACTACATCAACGGAGGAGAG TTGTTCTACCACCTACAGAGAGAACGCTGCTTCCTGGAGCCCAGAGCCAGGTTCTACGCGGCAGAGATCGCCAGCGCACTGGGCTACCTCCACTCCCTCAACATCGTCTACAGAGACTTGAAGCCGGAGAACATCCTGCTGGACTCGCAGGGACACATCATTCTTACGGATTTCGGCCTGTGCAAGGAGAACATCGAACTCAACGGGACCACGTCGACCTTCTGCGGTACGCCAGAG taTTTAGCTCCTGAGGTTCTACACAAGCAGCCGTATGACAGGACGGTAGACTGGTGGTGTTTAGGAGCTGTGCTCTATGAAATGCTCTATGGCCTG CCTCCGTTCTACAGCCGCAACACAGCAGAGATGTACGATAACATCCTGAACAAGCCGCTGCAGCTGAAACCCAACATTTCCAACGCAGCCAGACACATGCTGGAGGGCCTGCTGCAGAAGGACCGAACAAAGAGGCTGGGCTGCACAGAGGACTTT ATTGAAATTAAGAACCACATATTCTTCTCTCCCATCAACTGGGATGACCTCAATGCCAAGAAGATCACCCCTCCCTTCAACCCAAACGTG ACGGGACCCAACGACCTGCGGCACTTTGATCCAGAGTTCACAGACGAGCCGGTGCCCAGCTCCATTGGCTGCTCCCCAGACAGTGCGCTAGTCACAGCCAGCATCAAAGACGCTGCTGGGGCCTTTGTGGGCTTCTCCTACGCCCCGTCTATGGACTCCTACCTATAG
- the sgk1 gene encoding serine/threonine-protein kinase Sgk1 isoform X6: MKQRRMGLNDFIQRLATNSYACKHPEVQSILNLSTPQDAELMNTNPSPPPSPSQQINLGPSSNPSAKPSDFHFLKVIGKGSFGKVLLARHRADDEFYAVKVLQKKAILKKKEEKHIMSERNVLLKNVKHPFLVGLHYSFQTADKLYFVLDYINGGELFYHLQRERCFLEPRARFYAAEIASALGYLHSLNIVYRDLKPENILLDSQGHIILTDFGLCKENIELNGTTSTFCGTPEYLAPEVLHKQPYDRTVDWWCLGAVLYEMLYGLPPFYSRNTAEMYDNILNKPLQLKPNISNAARHMLEGLLQKDRTKRLGCTEDFIEIKNHIFFSPINWDDLNAKKITPPFNPNVTGPNDLRHFDPEFTDEPVPSSIGCSPDSALVTASIKDAAGAFVGFSYAPSMDSYL, translated from the exons ATGAAACAGAGAAGGATGGGTCTGAACGACTTCATTCAGAGGCTTGCCACAAACTCCTACGCCTGCAAGCA tCCCGAAGTTCAGTCTATTCTGAACTTGAGTACTCCTCAGGATGCTGAGCTCATGAACACAAACCCGTCTCCTCCT CCTAGTCCATCCCAACAAATCAACCTCGGTCCATCCTCCAACCCCTCAGCCAAACCCAGCGACTTCCACTTCCTCAAGGTGATCGGCAAGGGGAGCTTCGGCAAGGTCCTGCTCGCACGCCACCGTGCGGATGACGAGTTTTACGCCGTCAAAGTCTTACAGAAAAAGGCCATCCTCAAGAAGAAAGAG GAGAAACACATCATGTCAGAGAggaatgtgctgctaaagaatGTCAAGCACCCGTTCTTGGTGGGCCTGCACTACTCTTTCCAAACAGCGGACAAACTCTACTTCGTTTTGGACTACATCAACGGAGGAGAG TTGTTCTACCACCTACAGAGAGAACGCTGCTTCCTGGAGCCCAGAGCCAGGTTCTACGCGGCAGAGATCGCCAGCGCACTGGGCTACCTCCACTCCCTCAACATCGTCTACAGAGACTTGAAGCCGGAGAACATCCTGCTGGACTCGCAGGGACACATCATTCTTACGGATTTCGGCCTGTGCAAGGAGAACATCGAACTCAACGGGACCACGTCGACCTTCTGCGGTACGCCAGAG taTTTAGCTCCTGAGGTTCTACACAAGCAGCCGTATGACAGGACGGTAGACTGGTGGTGTTTAGGAGCTGTGCTCTATGAAATGCTCTATGGCCTG CCTCCGTTCTACAGCCGCAACACAGCAGAGATGTACGATAACATCCTGAACAAGCCGCTGCAGCTGAAACCCAACATTTCCAACGCAGCCAGACACATGCTGGAGGGCCTGCTGCAGAAGGACCGAACAAAGAGGCTGGGCTGCACAGAGGACTTT ATTGAAATTAAGAACCACATATTCTTCTCTCCCATCAACTGGGATGACCTCAATGCCAAGAAGATCACCCCTCCCTTCAACCCAAACGTG ACGGGACCCAACGACCTGCGGCACTTTGATCCAGAGTTCACAGACGAGCCGGTGCCCAGCTCCATTGGCTGCTCCCCAGACAGTGCGCTAGTCACAGCCAGCATCAAAGACGCTGCTGGGGCCTTTGTGGGCTTCTCCTACGCCCCGTCTATGGACTCCTACCTATAG
- the sgk1 gene encoding serine/threonine-protein kinase Sgk1 isoform X5 → MRDLKAFMKQRRMGLNDFIQRLATNSYACKHPEVQSILNLSTPQDAELMNTNPSPPPSPSQQINLGPSSNPSAKPSDFHFLKVIGKGSFGKVLLARHRADDEFYAVKVLQKKAILKKKEEKHIMSERNVLLKNVKHPFLVGLHYSFQTADKLYFVLDYINGGELFYHLQRERCFLEPRARFYAAEIASALGYLHSLNIVYRDLKPENILLDSQGHIILTDFGLCKENIELNGTTSTFCGTPEYLAPEVLHKQPYDRTVDWWCLGAVLYEMLYGLPPFYSRNTAEMYDNILNKPLQLKPNISNAARHMLEGLLQKDRTKRLGCTEDFIEIKNHIFFSPINWDDLNAKKITPPFNPNVTGPNDLRHFDPEFTDEPVPSSIGCSPDSALVTASIKDAAGAFVGFSYAPSMDSYL, encoded by the exons ATGAGAGATCTGaaag CTTTCATGAAACAGAGAAGGATGGGTCTGAACGACTTCATTCAGAGGCTTGCCACAAACTCCTACGCCTGCAAGCA tCCCGAAGTTCAGTCTATTCTGAACTTGAGTACTCCTCAGGATGCTGAGCTCATGAACACAAACCCGTCTCCTCCT CCTAGTCCATCCCAACAAATCAACCTCGGTCCATCCTCCAACCCCTCAGCCAAACCCAGCGACTTCCACTTCCTCAAGGTGATCGGCAAGGGGAGCTTCGGCAAGGTCCTGCTCGCACGCCACCGTGCGGATGACGAGTTTTACGCCGTCAAAGTCTTACAGAAAAAGGCCATCCTCAAGAAGAAAGAG GAGAAACACATCATGTCAGAGAggaatgtgctgctaaagaatGTCAAGCACCCGTTCTTGGTGGGCCTGCACTACTCTTTCCAAACAGCGGACAAACTCTACTTCGTTTTGGACTACATCAACGGAGGAGAG TTGTTCTACCACCTACAGAGAGAACGCTGCTTCCTGGAGCCCAGAGCCAGGTTCTACGCGGCAGAGATCGCCAGCGCACTGGGCTACCTCCACTCCCTCAACATCGTCTACAGAGACTTGAAGCCGGAGAACATCCTGCTGGACTCGCAGGGACACATCATTCTTACGGATTTCGGCCTGTGCAAGGAGAACATCGAACTCAACGGGACCACGTCGACCTTCTGCGGTACGCCAGAG taTTTAGCTCCTGAGGTTCTACACAAGCAGCCGTATGACAGGACGGTAGACTGGTGGTGTTTAGGAGCTGTGCTCTATGAAATGCTCTATGGCCTG CCTCCGTTCTACAGCCGCAACACAGCAGAGATGTACGATAACATCCTGAACAAGCCGCTGCAGCTGAAACCCAACATTTCCAACGCAGCCAGACACATGCTGGAGGGCCTGCTGCAGAAGGACCGAACAAAGAGGCTGGGCTGCACAGAGGACTTT ATTGAAATTAAGAACCACATATTCTTCTCTCCCATCAACTGGGATGACCTCAATGCCAAGAAGATCACCCCTCCCTTCAACCCAAACGTG ACGGGACCCAACGACCTGCGGCACTTTGATCCAGAGTTCACAGACGAGCCGGTGCCCAGCTCCATTGGCTGCTCCCCAGACAGTGCGCTAGTCACAGCCAGCATCAAAGACGCTGCTGGGGCCTTTGTGGGCTTCTCCTACGCCCCGTCTATGGACTCCTACCTATAG